CACTTTTCGTTTTATAGAAGCTAAATAAGCAGTATGAGGCTTTAAAGTATAAATAGGGCCTTCTAAAGCTTCAATTTCTGGAAGATTTTTATCATTATCAATTAAAGAACCTTCTGATTTTTGTATAAACACTTCATCAAGTTCTAAATCAATACCAGAAGGTTGTACTAAATCTTCAAAGTCTGAAAAAAGTTTTTTAAGTTCAATTTCACCAAGCATAATATCACAAAATTGTTTTTAAATAAATTTTTTAACTATTATTACTAACTAGTTTCATTAGTTACATTGCCTAAACTAAATGTTAAAACGCCCTGTCCTTTTTCATTAACTGTTAATTCATCACATTGTGGGTTTAATTCATTTATTAAAGCTTTACCAGATCGAGCATCCATAAAGTGAGGTAAATAATTAGATATATAAGTAGGATATAAAGTTACAGTACAATTATCTTCAACTAGATCCAAATTCAAGAAATAAGACCTATGAGTAGCCGGATTTGATTGATCAAATATAAAATTACCTAAATTATAGAAAATAGGTTTTCCATTATAGATCTCTACTCCCTGAGTTACATGAGTATGGGAACCAATTACAATATCTGCACCATCATCGATTAATTCATGAGATATTTTTATTTGATTTTCATTTGGACTTCTGCTATACTCATTACCATAATGCAAGTAGGCAATTACAATACTTGAACCATTATCACGAGCTTCTTGAACTTGCTTTTGTGCAAGTTCATAATTGTATGCAGAGTATCCTGATGAATTAGTTCCTGCTGGATCCATTACTCCCTTATATTCTCTAAAGTTATCTGCATCCATATAATTTAATATAGTAACCCTTCTATCTCCAGATTCTATAGTTACTGGTTTTGTTGCCTTTGAAACATTATTTCCTGCTCCAATTACATAGATATCTGCATCTTTTAAGTTTTTAATACTTTCATTTAAACCTATCTGGCCATAATCTAAAGCATGATTATTAGCTTGGGATGCTACAACGATACTATTTGCATTAGCTAATAAATAGGTGTATTTAGGATTTGCTTTTAAAGGTACATCTCCTTTTACTGCATAAGAAGATGTAGTTACAGGGTTTTCAAAGTTTACAAGTAAAATATCTGCAGTTTTAGTTACATTTTCAACATATCTAAATGGACTTTTACCAGAATCTAAAACAGCAGGCATTTTACGGCCAAACATAATATCTCCAGTTACAGCAATAGAAACATTATCATGCCCTAAATCATAATCTGAGCTATCATCTAAACTCACAAGAATTGTTCCATAAATTGAAATAGCTAAAAGAATAAGTGTAATTCCAATTAAAATTTGAAAAAACCTTTTTTTCCTCATCATATCACTAAGAAAATAATGTTTATAATTAGTTTTTAATATGTAATTTTTATTAAATAAAGATTTTTATATATTTTTAACAAACTTTCTTAGACTTTGTTGAAATCCTTTATCACTTGAAATTATAATAGTTTCAAAAAATTTTAAATCTTTAATAAATTATTAAAAAAGAGTTTTTTATAAATGATAATTATAAATTTTTATTAATCTAACGATATTCATAATTATTATAATAAATATGTAATCATGATTAATATAGATATATTTTTTTATTCTGTATCGTTAATTATTTATAGGTGATTGTATAGACTTATTATTAATTACCTATACATATTTATCTTTTTAATTTCATTTAATTAAATAAATCAGTAAAAAATGGAGGATATTAAAAATGATTAACAATTTAAATAAAGTTGTAATAGTATTTTTACTTTTAATATTTTTATCTATTTCGGTTGTATCAGCACAAGAGAATACAAGCTCTGAAATAGGTTTAAATGAAAATGCTACAATTTTAGAAGTTGAAGAAAAAAATGATAATGCCAAAGTTGAAATAAATGATGATAGTGCAATAGCTTCAGAATCTGAAGAAGAGGAAATCAATGCTGTAATGAATGAGGATAACTTAAAAGGTTCAGGATCAACATTCACAGATTTACAAAAATTAATCAAAAAGACAGATGTTAATGGTACATTAATTCTAGATAAAGATTATACTTATTCCGATGGTGATTCAGAGATAGTTATCGATAAATCTATAACTATTGATGGTAAAAACCATGTAATTGATGGAAAATTAGCAACAAGAATACTCAATATAACTGGTGATTATGTCACATTAAAAAATATGAAATTCATAAACGCCAATAACACTCAGGATAATTATGGTGGTGCTATATATTGGAATGGGGACTATGGTAACATAATCAGTTGTTCTTTCGTTAATAACCATGCAAGGCACTATGGCGGTGCTGTTTCTTGGAGTGGTACTAATGGTTTTTTAAGTAGATGTTCTTTTGTTAATAACCATGCTTATGATGGTGGTGCTGTTTCTTGGAGTGGTACTAATGGCCATTTAAGTGCTTGTTCTTTTGTCAATAACCATGCAACATCTGGTGGCGCTGTTTATTGGAACTGTAAAAATGCTTATTTAAGTGCTTCTTCTTTTGTCAATAACCATGCAACATCTGGTGGCGCTGTTTATTGGAACTGTA
The sequence above is drawn from the Methanobrevibacter olleyae genome and encodes:
- a CDS encoding CapA family protein, whose product is MRKKRFFQILIGITLILLAISIYGTILVSLDDSSDYDLGHDNVSIAVTGDIMFGRKMPAVLDSGKSPFRYVENVTKTADILLVNFENPVTTSSYAVKGDVPLKANPKYTYLLANANSIVVASQANNHALDYGQIGLNESIKNLKDADIYVIGAGNNVSKATKPVTIESGDRRVTILNYMDADNFREYKGVMDPAGTNSSGYSAYNYELAQKQVQEARDNGSSIVIAYLHYGNEYSRSPNENQIKISHELIDDGADIVIGSHTHVTQGVEIYNGKPIFYNLGNFIFDQSNPATHRSYFLNLDLVEDNCTVTLYPTYISNYLPHFMDARSGKALINELNPQCDELTVNEKGQGVLTFSLGNVTNETS